Proteins encoded by one window of Moorella humiferrea:
- a CDS encoding DUF4342 domain-containing protein, protein MTELEKIDQLRERLGISYREARDALERAGGDVLEALIQYEETAKEGLQKELAGWSAKLMERIRGILQRGNVARIKVKKDGKTVAEIPATVGALGVLGILASSELAVLAGLSTVAALFNRYTLEIERPDGQVEEHTLAGDDQVDN, encoded by the coding sequence ATGACGGAACTGGAAAAAATCGATCAGCTGCGCGAGCGCTTAGGAATTAGCTACCGGGAGGCCAGGGATGCCCTGGAACGGGCGGGAGGTGACGTTTTAGAGGCCCTCATCCAGTACGAAGAAACTGCCAAAGAAGGGCTGCAAAAGGAGCTGGCCGGGTGGAGCGCAAAGCTCATGGAGCGTATTCGTGGCATCCTGCAGCGGGGCAATGTGGCGCGGATTAAAGTCAAAAAGGACGGCAAAACCGTGGCCGAAATACCGGCAACCGTCGGCGCTCTGGGAGTTTTAGGGATTCTTGCCAGCAGCGAGTTGGCCGTCCTGGCGGGTCTAAGCACGGTGGCCGCCCTTTTTAACCGCTACACCCTGGAAATCGAGCGGCCCGACGGGCAGGTGGAAGAACATACCCTGGCTGGCGACGACCAAGTTGACAACTAG
- a CDS encoding helix-turn-helix transcriptional regulator, whose translation MELSPRQQQILAIVKRSGPITSQQIAEELNISRAALRPDLAVLTMSGLLEARPRVGYFLSSKPTQALVAEEIKKIKVGDVKGLPRAVKVNTSVYDAVVTMFLEDVGTLMVVDNEGYLEGVVSRKDLLKAAIGGGDLQKMPVSVVMTRMPNIICTTSDETVLTAARKMIEHEVDALPVVRPVEGQEKKVEVIGRLTKTTITRLFVELGEGGR comes from the coding sequence GTGGAGCTTTCCCCGCGGCAGCAGCAGATTTTAGCCATCGTCAAACGTTCCGGACCCATTACCAGCCAGCAGATTGCCGAAGAGCTGAACATTTCTCGTGCCGCCCTGCGGCCCGATCTGGCCGTCCTCACCATGTCCGGCCTTCTGGAAGCCCGTCCCCGGGTGGGCTATTTTTTGAGCAGCAAACCCACCCAGGCCCTGGTTGCCGAGGAGATTAAAAAGATAAAGGTGGGGGACGTCAAGGGACTGCCGCGTGCCGTAAAAGTAAACACCTCGGTTTACGACGCTGTGGTGACCATGTTTTTAGAGGACGTCGGCACTTTGATGGTGGTTGATAATGAAGGCTACCTGGAGGGCGTTGTCTCCCGCAAAGACCTTTTGAAAGCCGCCATCGGCGGTGGCGATCTCCAGAAGATGCCTGTTTCGGTGGTCATGACGCGAATGCCGAACATCATCTGCACCACCTCTGACGAAACCGTCCTGACAGCCGCCCGGAAAATGATCGAACACGAAGTGGACGCCCTGCCGGTGGTCCGCCCGGTGGAAGGGCAGGAAAAGAAAGTGGAGGTTATCGGCCGCCTCACCAAGACGACCATTACCCGGCTCTTTGTCGAGCTGGGAGAAGGCGGCCGCTAG
- a CDS encoding NUDIX hydrolase, with amino-acid sequence MQRTYPSRPLVGVGAVVIKDDSILLVRRGAPPAEGLWSLPGGSQEAGETVREAVEREVLEECGIKVAAGHPIAVLDSIYTDGDGRIKFHYVLIDFWAEYLGGSIKAASDAAAVRWVPLREVENYPLSRGLKEVLEALGLLDPSPSLPPVGVLYSTIRGEAL; translated from the coding sequence ATGCAGCGGACTTATCCTTCCCGCCCCCTCGTCGGCGTGGGGGCGGTGGTCATTAAGGACGACAGCATTCTTCTGGTACGGCGAGGGGCACCGCCGGCCGAAGGCCTTTGGAGCCTGCCCGGCGGCAGTCAAGAGGCAGGCGAAACGGTACGGGAGGCCGTGGAACGGGAGGTTCTGGAAGAGTGCGGCATCAAAGTGGCCGCCGGTCATCCCATCGCCGTCCTGGACAGCATTTATACCGACGGCGACGGCCGGATAAAATTTCATTACGTCCTTATCGATTTTTGGGCCGAATACCTTGGAGGCAGCATTAAAGCCGCCAGCGACGCCGCGGCGGTCCGCTGGGTACCCCTGCGGGAGGTGGAGAACTATCCCTTAAGCCGGGGGTTGAAGGAGGTCCTGGAAGCCCTGGGTCTCCTCGACCCTTCTCCCTCCCTCCCGCCGGTGGGCGTTCTGTACAGCACCATCCGGGGCGAAGCCCTTTAA
- the recO gene encoding DNA repair protein RecO: MAGYFRAEGIVLKSRDYGETDLLLTILTPHHGKVEAIAKGVRKSKSSLRSGTQQLCRSRFLFYAGKSLATVTQCEVQSIFAPLRSDLQLLAYAFYLVEIADVVVMPGQINRAMYYLLKEGLEALGAARPSLVARAFEARTLKIMGLEPRLDRCASCDGMLELKGKVTVAPAAGGAICSRCRGQKPPEYQVVPGSIKIWQQLNHINWRHLQRLRLSPYFDKELGEIMPAFLEYYLDRKLKSRALINEIGGVTDDGTGKNRSAARALRN; this comes from the coding sequence ATGGCGGGCTATTTCCGGGCCGAAGGCATAGTTTTGAAAAGCAGGGACTACGGCGAAACGGACCTGCTCTTGACCATCCTCACGCCCCATCATGGCAAGGTAGAGGCCATCGCCAAAGGGGTGCGTAAATCCAAAAGCAGCCTGCGCAGCGGAACCCAGCAGCTCTGCCGGTCCCGCTTTTTATTTTACGCCGGTAAAAGCCTGGCCACCGTCACCCAGTGTGAAGTACAGTCGATTTTCGCTCCCTTGCGTAGCGATTTACAGCTTCTGGCCTATGCCTTTTATCTGGTGGAGATCGCCGACGTCGTCGTCATGCCCGGCCAGATCAATAGGGCCATGTATTATCTTTTAAAAGAGGGGCTGGAGGCCCTGGGGGCGGCCCGCCCTTCCCTTGTGGCCCGCGCCTTTGAAGCCCGCACTTTAAAAATCATGGGTCTGGAGCCCCGCCTCGACCGCTGCGCTTCCTGCGACGGCATGTTAGAGCTAAAGGGGAAGGTGACCGTTGCGCCGGCAGCCGGTGGGGCTATTTGTTCCCGGTGCCGCGGGCAAAAGCCTCCGGAATACCAGGTAGTGCCGGGTAGTATAAAGATATGGCAACAGTTAAATCATATAAACTGGCGGCACCTTCAGCGCCTGCGTTTGAGCCCGTACTTTGATAAAGAGCTGGGGGAAATTATGCCCGCCTTTTTAGAATACTATTTAGACAGGAAACTCAAATCCCGTGCCTTGATCAATGAGATAGGGGGCGTTACAGATGACGGAACTGGAAAAAATCGATCAGCTGCGCGAGCGCTTAGGAATTAG
- the era gene encoding GTPase Era, translating to MVEYFSGFAGLIGRPNAGKSTLLNRLVGHKIAIMSEKPQTTRNKILGVLTTDTYQIVFLDTPGIHKPIHQLGEYMVAVARSTLGEVDVILYVVDVAVPPGPGEEYIIAQLKEVATPVILVLNKIDLVDDAVLREREEFFRSRLDFKAVQAVSALEGTNVAALPEIILKFLPPGPQYYPPDMITDQPEKFIIAELIREQVLHATREEVPHAVAVVVEEIAERPNGFLYVDAVIYVERESQKGIIIGEGGGRLKGIGTAARREMEALLGSKIFLNLRVRVKKNWRREELALRQLGYDRRLIQ from the coding sequence TTGGTTGAATATTTTTCCGGATTTGCCGGCCTCATCGGCCGGCCCAACGCCGGCAAATCAACCCTGTTGAACCGCCTGGTAGGCCATAAAATCGCCATCATGTCCGAAAAGCCCCAGACGACGCGCAATAAAATTTTGGGGGTGCTGACGACGGACACCTACCAGATTGTCTTCCTCGACACGCCCGGCATCCACAAGCCCATCCATCAGCTGGGGGAATATATGGTGGCCGTGGCCCGCAGCACCCTGGGCGAAGTGGACGTAATCCTCTACGTAGTTGACGTTGCCGTTCCTCCGGGACCCGGCGAAGAATACATTATTGCCCAGTTAAAAGAAGTCGCTACCCCCGTTATCCTCGTTCTTAATAAAATCGACCTGGTGGACGACGCCGTCCTTAGAGAGCGGGAAGAATTCTTCCGCTCCCGCCTGGACTTTAAAGCCGTGCAGGCCGTCTCGGCCCTGGAGGGCACCAATGTAGCCGCCCTGCCGGAAATAATATTAAAGTTTTTACCGCCCGGGCCCCAGTATTATCCTCCGGACATGATCACCGATCAACCGGAAAAATTCATTATAGCCGAGCTCATCCGGGAACAGGTCCTTCACGCCACCCGGGAAGAAGTGCCCCATGCGGTGGCCGTTGTGGTGGAGGAAATAGCCGAGCGCCCCAACGGCTTTCTCTACGTCGATGCGGTGATTTATGTGGAAAGGGAATCCCAAAAGGGCATCATCATTGGAGAAGGAGGAGGCCGTCTCAAAGGCATCGGCACTGCGGCCCGCCGGGAGATGGAAGCCCTGCTGGGCAGCAAAATTTTTTTAAATTTAAGGGTGCGCGTAAAAAAGAATTGGCGTCGTGAGGAACTGGCGTTACGCCAGCTGGGTTATGATCGCCGCCTTATCCAGTAG
- the glyQ gene encoding glycine--tRNA ligase subunit alpha: MNFQELILTLQQYWAAQGCVIQQPYDLEKGAGTMHPATFLRVLGPEPWRVAYVEPSRRPTDGRYGENPNRLQHYYQYQVILKPSPDDVQDLYLKSLEAIGIDPREHDIRFVEDNWESPTLGAWGLGWEVWLDGMEITQFTYFQQCGGFDCRPVSAEITYGLERLAMYIQQVNSVFDIEWVDGITYGDIHHQTEVDYSHYNFNVADIAMLTTLFNAYEAEAKRVVEQGLVQPAYDYVLKCSHTFNLLDARGAISVTERTAYIGRIRHLARLCAAAYLEQREKLGYPLLNHAMDVPVLGRDLKDAYDVKEG, from the coding sequence TTGAATTTCCAGGAATTAATCTTGACCCTGCAGCAGTACTGGGCGGCCCAGGGCTGCGTCATCCAGCAGCCCTACGACCTGGAAAAAGGAGCCGGCACCATGCACCCGGCGACTTTTTTGCGGGTGCTGGGGCCGGAGCCGTGGCGCGTGGCCTATGTCGAGCCTTCCCGGCGTCCCACCGACGGCCGCTATGGTGAAAACCCCAACCGCCTGCAGCATTATTACCAGTACCAGGTCATCTTAAAGCCTTCCCCCGACGACGTCCAGGATTTATACTTAAAGAGCCTGGAAGCCATCGGGATCGATCCTCGCGAGCACGACATCCGCTTCGTCGAGGATAATTGGGAATCTCCCACCCTCGGCGCTTGGGGACTGGGGTGGGAGGTCTGGCTGGACGGCATGGAGATTACCCAGTTTACCTACTTCCAGCAGTGCGGCGGTTTCGACTGCCGGCCGGTGAGCGCTGAGATCACCTACGGCCTGGAAAGGCTGGCCATGTACATACAGCAGGTGAACAGCGTTTTTGACATCGAGTGGGTAGACGGCATTACCTACGGCGACATCCACCACCAGACCGAGGTTGATTACTCCCATTACAACTTCAATGTCGCCGACATCGCCATGCTGACCACCCTTTTCAACGCCTATGAGGCCGAGGCCAAGCGGGTGGTGGAACAGGGCCTGGTACAACCGGCCTACGACTACGTCCTTAAGTGTTCCCACACCTTTAACCTCCTGGACGCCAGGGGAGCCATCAGCGTCACCGAACGGACGGCCTACATCGGCAGGATCCGGCACCTGGCGCGCCTGTGCGCCGCCGCCTATCTCGAGCAGCGGGAAAAACTGGGCTATCCCCTGCTAAACCATGCCATGGACGTTCCGGTCTTAGGCCGGGATCTGAAAGACGCGTACGACGTAAAGGAGGGATAG
- a CDS encoding cytidine deaminase: protein MSLRPEELIAAASAARKRAYAPYSLFPVGAALLTATGKVYTGCNIENASYGLTVCAERVAVFQAVAAGEREFLALAVVGGKDAPSFPCGACRQVLAEFASELEIFIGRPGGPWIRRTLKELLPDTFIMK, encoded by the coding sequence ATGTCTTTAAGACCCGAAGAATTAATCGCCGCCGCGTCCGCGGCTAGAAAAAGGGCGTATGCGCCCTATTCACTCTTTCCTGTAGGTGCGGCTTTACTAACGGCTACGGGCAAAGTGTATACGGGGTGCAATATAGAAAACGCCTCCTATGGTTTAACCGTATGCGCCGAACGGGTGGCCGTATTCCAGGCCGTGGCCGCCGGCGAACGGGAGTTTTTAGCCCTGGCGGTAGTTGGCGGTAAAGATGCGCCTTCCTTTCCCTGCGGCGCCTGCCGCCAAGTTTTGGCCGAGTTTGCTTCTGAGCTGGAAATCTTCATAGGACGGCCCGGCGGTCCCTGGATTCGCCGCACCCTCAAGGAGCTGCTGCCCGACACCTTTATCATGAAATGA
- the glyS gene encoding glycine--tRNA ligase subunit beta, translated as MSRDLIFEIGTEEIPARFMPGALEQMADLAAGVFEEYRLKYDRVATYGTPRRLALYISNLAEIQEERVQEIKGPPVKVAFDADGRPTKAALGFARNNGVAVDELVTRSINGGEYVFAVKKEAGRPALEVLPDLLLNIVNGLSFPKPMRWGTLDMRFARPIRWVLALFGEDVVPVEVAGLKAGRLTYGHRFLSPGPHEVPEAGAYFAILEQNFVLVDQERRRRLIWEQVTRLAAREGGRVEEDPDLLEEINYLLEYPTALAGRFNPDYLKLPHEVVITPMRDHQRYFPVWNDRGELLPLFITVHNGTDAHLETIGRGNERVLAARLADAAFFYREDQKIPLMDRVKKLAEIVFQENLGTMYDKTKRIVRLSRLLVTELDLPDYLTPLVERTAELAKADLATAMVYEFPELQGIMGSYYAAHDGEDAEVCRGIRQHYWPRFAGDRLPDSLTGMVVGLADRLDTLVGCFGAGLIPTGSQDPYALRRQAAGLVTMAVELNLKFSLARLIAAAYQGYGDEGIKLPRDLTFVQDQLAAFCRQRLEHLLEEKGIRFDVIEACLAVGSDDLADVYHRARDLNAFREEEGFNALQTAFTRAFNLARQAGERYVLEPEALKEKVEIELYRALEEVRRRVEPEIKAGRYLDALKAMIPLREPIDAFFDGVLVMAPEKEVRANRLALLQGVVDLVRQLADFSRLVP; from the coding sequence GTGAGCCGCGACCTTATTTTTGAAATAGGCACCGAAGAGATTCCCGCCCGTTTTATGCCGGGGGCGCTGGAACAAATGGCCGACCTGGCTGCCGGGGTTTTTGAGGAATATCGTTTAAAGTATGACCGGGTGGCCACTTACGGCACGCCCCGGCGACTGGCCCTTTACATAAGCAACTTAGCGGAAATCCAGGAAGAAAGGGTTCAGGAGATTAAGGGACCGCCGGTAAAGGTGGCCTTCGACGCCGACGGCCGGCCTACCAAGGCCGCCCTGGGTTTTGCCAGGAACAACGGCGTCGCAGTGGACGAACTTGTTACCCGCAGCATTAACGGCGGGGAATACGTCTTTGCCGTCAAAAAGGAAGCCGGGCGCCCGGCCCTGGAGGTCCTGCCCGACCTGCTTTTAAACATCGTTAACGGTTTGAGCTTTCCCAAACCCATGCGCTGGGGAACCCTGGACATGCGTTTCGCCCGCCCCATACGCTGGGTGCTGGCCCTTTTCGGCGAGGATGTCGTACCTGTGGAGGTGGCCGGCCTTAAAGCAGGCCGCCTGACCTACGGTCACCGTTTTCTATCTCCAGGGCCCCATGAAGTCCCCGAGGCGGGTGCTTATTTTGCAATACTGGAGCAAAACTTCGTTCTGGTCGACCAAGAGCGCCGCCGGCGGCTTATTTGGGAGCAAGTGACCCGCCTGGCCGCCCGGGAAGGAGGACGGGTGGAAGAAGATCCCGATCTGCTGGAAGAAATAAATTACCTCCTGGAATATCCCACGGCCCTGGCCGGACGTTTTAACCCGGACTACCTGAAACTGCCCCACGAGGTAGTCATTACCCCCATGCGCGACCACCAGCGCTACTTCCCCGTGTGGAACGATCGGGGGGAGCTCCTGCCCCTGTTTATCACCGTCCACAACGGCACCGACGCCCACCTGGAAACCATCGGCCGCGGCAACGAAAGGGTGCTGGCGGCAAGACTTGCCGATGCCGCCTTCTTTTACCGGGAAGATCAGAAAATCCCCCTGATGGATAGGGTGAAGAAACTGGCGGAGATCGTCTTCCAGGAAAATCTGGGGACCATGTATGATAAAACAAAACGCATTGTACGTTTAAGCCGCTTGCTGGTCACGGAGCTGGATCTGCCGGATTACTTGACGCCGCTGGTAGAACGTACGGCGGAGCTGGCCAAGGCTGATCTGGCTACTGCCATGGTCTACGAATTTCCCGAGCTTCAGGGGATTATGGGCTCCTACTACGCCGCCCACGACGGCGAAGATGCCGAAGTGTGCAGGGGCATCCGCCAGCACTACTGGCCCCGTTTCGCCGGCGACCGCTTGCCCGATTCTTTGACGGGGATGGTCGTGGGCCTGGCCGACCGGCTGGACACCCTGGTGGGCTGCTTCGGCGCCGGGCTGATTCCCACTGGTTCCCAGGACCCTTACGCCCTGCGCCGCCAGGCCGCAGGGCTGGTAACCATGGCCGTGGAGCTTAACCTTAAGTTTTCCTTGGCAAGGCTTATCGCCGCCGCCTACCAGGGTTACGGCGATGAAGGGATTAAGCTCCCCCGGGATTTAACCTTCGTCCAGGACCAGTTGGCCGCCTTTTGCCGCCAGCGTTTAGAGCATCTCCTGGAGGAAAAGGGCATTCGCTTTGACGTCATCGAGGCCTGCCTGGCTGTTGGTAGCGACGACCTGGCCGACGTCTACCACCGCGCCCGGGATTTGAACGCCTTCCGGGAAGAAGAGGGTTTTAACGCCCTGCAAACGGCCTTCACCCGCGCCTTCAACCTGGCCCGCCAGGCAGGCGAAAGGTACGTCCTGGAACCGGAGGCCTTGAAGGAAAAGGTGGAAATCGAACTCTACCGGGCCCTGGAAGAGGTACGGCGCCGAGTGGAACCGGAAATCAAGGCCGGCAGATATTTAGACGCCTTAAAAGCCATGATTCCCTTACGGGAGCCCATCGACGCCTTTTTTGACGGCGTCCTGGTCATGGCACCGGAAAAGGAAGTGCGCGCCAACCGCCTAGCCCTCCTTCAGGGGGTGGTGGACCTGGTCAGGCAACTGGCCGACTTTTCCCGCCTGGTACCTTAA
- a CDS encoding diacylglycerol kinase family protein — translation MLDKFRAALVGVFYCLRTQVNMVIHLTAAAAVVAAGVYFHVRPWEWAVLTLTITMVIAAEAFNTALEVAVDLYTSKYHPLARIAKDVAAGAVLMTAIGAIIIACIIFGPRLGLY, via the coding sequence ATGCTGGATAAATTCCGGGCGGCCCTGGTCGGGGTGTTCTACTGCCTGCGCACCCAGGTCAATATGGTCATCCACTTGACGGCCGCAGCGGCGGTCGTAGCCGCCGGGGTGTACTTTCATGTCCGGCCCTGGGAATGGGCCGTTTTAACCCTCACCATTACCATGGTTATAGCGGCGGAGGCCTTTAATACGGCTTTAGAAGTGGCCGTCGACCTTTACACCTCAAAATACCATCCCCTGGCGCGGATCGCCAAGGACGTCGCCGCCGGGGCGGTGCTGATGACCGCCATCGGGGCGATAATCATTGCCTGCATAATTTTCGGCCCCCGCCTGGGGCTTTATTAA
- a CDS encoding YqzL family protein, giving the protein MQSKDTWWRLFTLTGSIEAYLLYRLLERQLAADEWRQERQLSGEG; this is encoded by the coding sequence ATGCAGTCGAAGGATACGTGGTGGCGCCTTTTTACCCTGACGGGCAGCATTGAAGCCTATCTTTTGTACCGCCTGCTTGAACGGCAGCTGGCTGCCGATGAATGGCGGCAGGAAAGGCAACTTTCGGGAGAAGGATAA
- the ybeY gene encoding rRNA maturation RNase YbeY, whose product MECSINNLQDDYPLKEEVISLLERVLQEAAAVLGVDGQAEVSLTLVDDAAIQDLNRTYRGIDAPTDVLSFALEENVPDEPVSFTPEVERLLGDIVISVPAAVRQAREYGHSLERELAFLAVHGFLHLLGYDHEGEEAAARMEARQEEILARMGLKR is encoded by the coding sequence ATGGAGTGCTCCATAAACAATCTGCAGGATGATTACCCCCTGAAAGAGGAGGTAATATCCCTGCTGGAAAGGGTGCTGCAGGAGGCCGCCGCTGTCCTGGGAGTAGACGGGCAGGCGGAGGTTAGCCTCACCCTGGTGGACGACGCCGCCATCCAGGACTTAAACCGTACCTATCGGGGGATCGACGCCCCGACCGACGTCCTCTCCTTCGCCCTGGAAGAAAACGTTCCCGATGAGCCCGTCTCCTTCACCCCCGAGGTGGAAAGGCTTTTGGGAGACATTGTCATTTCCGTGCCCGCGGCCGTCCGCCAGGCGCGTGAATACGGCCACAGCCTTGAAAGGGAGCTGGCCTTTCTGGCGGTCCACGGGTTTCTCCACCTCCTGGGTTACGACCATGAAGGGGAAGAGGCGGCCGCCAGGATGGAAGCGCGCCAGGAAGAGATCCTTGCCCGGATGGGGTTGAAACGGTAA